A segment of the Defluviitalea raffinosedens genome:
ATTCTATTATAATCATAAAAGACAGTAAAATAAAGAACTTATATAAATTATTATCTTATAATTTCTCCAATAGAGATGTCATCATCACCTCTTTATCAAAAATTATTACTCCCCTTTGGATACAAACACATACAACAGGACTTCTTTACAGCACCTTAACTAAAACAGAAGGTTTTATTAAATATGGAGATTTCTTAACTTTAATCAGCAGCAAACATACCTTATCTCAACATATGATTTATTTTAAAGAAAGCGAAAATCCTATTGGGCATTTACAAAATCTATATCATCAGACGATTTCTTTGTTCTATGGAAGATATATCTTAATAGGCTATATCCTGATAGCCTATTTAGTGTTTCTCTATTTTAAAAAATCTCGCTGTATTCTTGGATATTCCATTTTTTTCTGTATGTTCTTGTCTACAGTATTTGGTTTTCATATTTTTGCTTTTCTTAATGGAATACTAAAAAGTAGTATAATCATTTTTTTGTCTTTAATCCTTGGGGGCGTTATCTGCTATTTAAATTTGGACTATAAAAAAACTTTAATCTGTGTTTGGATTTCTCATTTTCTCCTTCTGTTTTATTTTACATTTTCTCGAATTTTTTTATATAAAAGCCCCATAGGTTTTAATAATATCTTTCAAGGAACGAGATTTTACGGATGGAATAATGATTTGATCGGAATTTTTCTAGGTTTATTGCTAGGCATTATTTTTACTATTTCCAGGACTAAAAAAGGAAATCTTTTATTGATACAGATTGTCTTATTATTTACTTGCATACTATGTTTTTCCCCACTATATGGTGCCAATGTAGGTGGGATGTTAAGCTGTTTCTGTGCAATATTAGCAAGTATTTATATCTTTGAAGAGGTTAAAATAAAGAAAATACTTTATATTGGAATAAGTACCTTAACCTTTTTAATCCTTCAAAAATACTTTATTCTCTGGGACTTAAATCAAACTTCTTCAACCCACTGGGGAATATGGGTTCAATCTATCCATGAAAAAAATCTTTCTTTTTCTTTTGAAATCATTTATGGTAAACTCAAACAAATTTTTTTATTTCTCCTCCTTCCTCCTTTAAATATCTTCATATTTCTTGATTGGGTTTTAATATGCAAATTAAGAAATTTAAAGATATATGATGAAAAATGGGGAAAAATCTTTTTTATTATATCAGCTGGAATAATTTTTCTAAATGATTCCGGGGTACTATCTTCCATTTACATGCTTTTTTATTTCTTAATTCCTATTTATTACTTTTCTTTTTCCAATGAATAAGAGATAATATAAATACAAACCTTAGGGAGGCGTTTTAATGAAGAAAAAAAATATCCTTATAAAAGTAATCATGGCCATATCTGCTCTGACCATAATAAATCGTACTCTGTTTAAACTTGGTTCATATAGATATAAAAAAATTCAAAGAAAATACAAAACCTATTCATGGAAATTGGGAAAAATCCATTATAGAGTTGAAGGCAGGGGACTTCCTTTATTACTTATTCATGGAATAGGGAATGGCGCTTCTTCCTATGAATGGAGAAAGAATATTCCTTTTCTCTCCAAACACTTCAGGGTGTATAGCATAGATTTGTTAGGATTTGGATATTCTTCAAGACCAAAGATCACATATACCGCTTATCTTTATGTTCAGCTTATACAGGATTTTATAAAAGACGTTATTAAAGAACCAGTATTTGTGATTGCCAATTCTCAATCTGCTTCATTTGCTCTAATGTCCTGCGCGATGTCACCAGGTTTATTTAAAAAATTAATTTTAATTTCACCCACAGGAATTGATAAGCAATCCAAATATCCAGAGCCAAAAACTAAAATTATAAAAAAATTAATTGAAACGCCTATTATTGGAACAACTTTTTATCAGGTTATTTCATCCAAACCATATATCTGTTATTTTCTTAAAAATAAATTATACAGATCCCGTTATTCTATAAATTCATCTTTAGTAAATGCTTATTACGGTTCAGCCCATTTAGGAGGACCTTCTTCAAGATACTTCCTTGCATCATTTTTAGGGGAATATCTTAATGTGAATGTCAGAGAAACCCTCAGAAAAGTAACTTGTCCCATTTGCATTATTTGGGGACGGGAAAATGAACTGGTTCCATTAAAATTATTAGATGAATGGACTTTACTTAAACCTTCCATCACTTCATATATCTTTGATAAGTCAAAAGCAATGCCCCACGAAGAAGAACCTCTTTATTTTAATGAAATTTGCAAAGATTTTTTAATAAATAAATAAGGATTCACCCGATAATGGGTGAATCCTTATCTAATTGGTATTTTTATGTTTATTTCATAAAAATCATCTTTTTCTTCCATGGTATATTGAGCTTCAACACCAGACTGCTGAATTAAATCCACAGCCTGTTGAATGGTATTGGTAAACAATCGGATATCCTTTAAAAACCTTTTCATTTTCTGTTCTTTTTTCTCTTCTGACTGATGAATAATCTTTTCAATGGTTTGATCCACTAATTCTTCAGTCTTTTTCACATTTAAACCTTGAATAATAACTTTCTTTAAAACTTCCATCTGCATCTCTTCATCTGGAAGTTTAATAAGTGCTCTTGCATGTCTTTCTGATAAATTATTTTCCAGCAGCAGTTTTTTAACAGCAGGAGATAACTTTAATAATCTAAGCTTATTGGCAATAGTGGATTGGCTTTTTCCCACACTTTTTGCTAATTCCTCCTGAGTAAAACCATAATCTTTCATTAGATTAAAGTATGCATCCGCTTCTTCTAAAAAGTTAAGCTCTTCTCTTTGTAGATTTTCAATCAGGGACAGTACAGCACTATCTTTGTCACTCACTTCTATGATCACAGCAGGGATTACATCCATTCCTGCATTTTTACATGCCCTTAGTCTTCTTTCTCCCGCAACCAATTCATAATTAGAATTTCCTATCATGCGGACACTAATTGGCTGCATCACTCCATATTCTCTAATGGAATTAGTTAATTCATCCAGAGCTATTTTATCAAAACTTTTTCTTGGCTGATATGGATTAGGACGTATTTTATCTACAGGAATCCATTGTATCTTTAATTCTTTTGATTGATCTATGTGCATAAACTGCTATCGCCCCCTATAATTCAATCCGAAAACCAAATAATACCTATATTATAACACAATATTATGTATAATATATCATTTTTTCATATAATATTTAAAAATTACTATTATTGTATAGGATTTTTACTTGGTTTACCAGGTTTTCTTGGATATTTTGCAGGAGTTTCTCTTTCCTTCTCTATAAAAATAATTCTATGGCTTATATCGCTAAAAGGAATATGAACATCCTTTTGATCTATGATCTTTCCTCCAAGAATCGTAATCGCTTTCTTTGAAGCTTCTATTTCTTCATCACTATTAATACTTTTCATACACAGAAATTTCCCCCCTATCTTAATAAAAGGAAGGGTGTATTCTGCGAGTACAGATAAATGGGCTACTGCTCTTGATACAGAAACATCATAAGATTCCCTATGAAGTTTATCTTGACCTAACTCTTCAGCTCTTCCATGGATAGGTTCTGCCTCATCAAGAGATAATTTTAAAACAACTTCCTTTAAAAACTCAATTCTCTTGTTTAAGGAATCCATTAAGGTAATCTTAAGATTAGGGTATGCAATTTTAAGAGGAACACCTGGAAACCCTGCTCCAGTCCCTATATCAATAACACTTTCTACCGATGAAAAATCAAAAAATTTACCAATGGATATGGAATCTAAAAAGTGTTTTATAATAATGTCTTTCTCTTCTGTAATAGCAGTCAAATTCATCTTTTCATTCCACTCTAAGAGCAAGTCTTTATACTCTAAAAACTGATCAATTTGTTTGGAATTTAAATGGATGCCAAATTCTTTGCTTCCATCATCTAAATACTGTTTAAGTTCCATATGAATACTCCTACTTATTTAGATTTTTACTTCTATTCATTTGCTCTAAATATACTAACAAAACAGATATATCAGCAGGAGAAACTCCAGATATTCTGGAAGCTTGTCCTATGGATCTGGGTTTAATGACCTGAAGTTTTTGAGCTGCTTCTATTCTAAGTCCTTTGATCTGATGATAATCTATATCTTCACTAAGAAGCTTGTTTTCAAGCTTTTTAAATTGCTCTACCTGAATCATCTGACGCTTAATATAACCTTCATATTTTAGTTGAATATTAACTTGTTCTTGAACATCCTCAGGAAGTTCTACACGACCTGGATCAATCTCTTTGATTTTATAATAATCTAACTCCGGGCGCTTAATAAGTTCTGAAAGAGGTATACCTGACCTAAGGGGCGTGCTGTTATAGGATTCAAGAAAAGCCTGAACAGAAGGTACAACACCAACAACCGTCTCCTTCATTCTTTTTATCTCTTCTTCAATAAGTCTTTTCTTTTCCAGAAGCTTTTCATATCGCTCTTTAGAAATAAGTCCTGCATGATACCCTTTTTCAGTTAGACGAAGATCTGCATTATCCTGCCTTAAAAGTAATCTGTATTCTGCCCTCGAAGTCATCATTCTGTAAGGTTCTTTGGTTCCCTTAGTCACCAAATCATCAATGAGTACCCCTATATATCCTTCAGAACGATCAATGATCATTGGTTCTTTACCTAATATTTTTAATGCAGCATTAATACCTGCTACAATCCCTTGCGCCGCCGCTTCTTCATATCCTGAACTTCCATTAAATTGTCCTGCACTGAATAATCCTGCAATTTCTTTAAATTCTAGAGTATGTCTGAGTTGAGTCGGATTAATACAGTCATATTCTATCGCATAAGCCGTTCTCATAATTTCACAGTTTTCCAGTCCCGGTAAGGAACGTAACATAGCCAGTTGAACGTCTTCAGGAAGAGACGTGGACATCCCTTGAACATACATTTCTATGGTATCTTCACCTTCAGGTTCCAGAAAAACCTGATGTCTTTCTTTATCGGCAAAACGTACAATTTTATCTTCAATAGAAGGACAATATCTGGGACCTATCCCTTCAATTTTTCCTCCATATAAAGCTGAACGATGAAGATTGTCTCGAATGATTTGATGGGTTTTTTCATTCGTATAAGTCAACCAACAAGAGATCTGATCTCTGGCAATAGCTTTTGGATCCGTTTCAAAGGAAAAAGGAACGATTTTTTCATCCCCAGGCTGTTCTTCCATCTTTGAAAAATCAATACTTCTTCTGTCTACCCTGGCAGGAGTACCTGTTTTAAACCTAAGTAATTCTATTCCCAATTCCTTTAAACAATCCGTCAATTTATTGGCAGGTTTTAAACCATTGGGTCCCGTATACTCTACTGTATCTCCAATAAAGCAACATGCTCTTAAATAAGTTCCTGTTGCTATAACCACAGCTTTACAATAATAAATGGCTCCATTGGCTGTTTCTACAGCTTTTACCTTTTTATCTTCTACATGAATTTTTACAATTTCCGCCTGTTTAATCGTTAGATTTTCAGTATTCTCTAAAGTTTTCTTCATTTCCTTTGAATAACGGTATTTATCTGCCTGGGCCCTGAGAGAATGCACAGCAGGTCCTTTTCCCATATTCAACATTCTGGATTGAATAAAGGTTTTATCTATATTTTTTCCCATTTCTCCTCCTAAGGCATCAATTTCTCTAACCAAATGACCCTTAGAAGTTCCTCCTATATTCGGATTACAGGGCATCAT
Coding sequences within it:
- a CDS encoding alpha/beta fold hydrolase is translated as MKKKNILIKVIMAISALTIINRTLFKLGSYRYKKIQRKYKTYSWKLGKIHYRVEGRGLPLLLIHGIGNGASSYEWRKNIPFLSKHFRVYSIDLLGFGYSSRPKITYTAYLYVQLIQDFIKDVIKEPVFVIANSQSASFALMSCAMSPGLFKKLILISPTGIDKQSKYPEPKTKIIKKLIETPIIGTTFYQVISSKPYICYFLKNKLYRSRYSINSSLVNAYYGSAHLGGPSSRYFLASFLGEYLNVNVRETLRKVTCPICIIWGRENELVPLKLLDEWTLLKPSITSYIFDKSKAMPHEEEPLYFNEICKDFLINK
- the noc gene encoding nucleoid occlusion protein, which codes for MHIDQSKELKIQWIPVDKIRPNPYQPRKSFDKIALDELTNSIREYGVMQPISVRMIGNSNYELVAGERRLRACKNAGMDVIPAVIIEVSDKDSAVLSLIENLQREELNFLEEADAYFNLMKDYGFTQEELAKSVGKSQSTIANKLRLLKLSPAVKKLLLENNLSERHARALIKLPDEEMQMEVLKKVIIQGLNVKKTEELVDQTIEKIIHQSEEKKEQKMKRFLKDIRLFTNTIQQAVDLIQQSGVEAQYTMEEKDDFYEINIKIPIR
- the rsmG gene encoding 16S rRNA (guanine(527)-N(7))-methyltransferase RsmG gives rise to the protein MELKQYLDDGSKEFGIHLNSKQIDQFLEYKDLLLEWNEKMNLTAITEEKDIIIKHFLDSISIGKFFDFSSVESVIDIGTGAGFPGVPLKIAYPNLKITLMDSLNKRIEFLKEVVLKLSLDEAEPIHGRAEELGQDKLHRESYDVSVSRAVAHLSVLAEYTLPFIKIGGKFLCMKSINSDEEIEASKKAITILGGKIIDQKDVHIPFSDISHRIIFIEKERETPAKYPRKPGKPSKNPIQ
- the mnmG gene encoding tRNA uridine-5-carboxymethylaminomethyl(34) synthesis enzyme MnmG, whose amino-acid sequence is MSYNAGNIDVAVIGGGHAGCEAALATARLGLNTVIFAISLDSIAMMPCNPNIGGTSKGHLVREIDALGGEMGKNIDKTFIQSRMLNMGKGPAVHSLRAQADKYRYSKEMKKTLENTENLTIKQAEIVKIHVEDKKVKAVETANGAIYYCKAVVIATGTYLRACCFIGDTVEYTGPNGLKPANKLTDCLKELGIELLRFKTGTPARVDRRSIDFSKMEEQPGDEKIVPFSFETDPKAIARDQISCWLTYTNEKTHQIIRDNLHRSALYGGKIEGIGPRYCPSIEDKIVRFADKERHQVFLEPEGEDTIEMYVQGMSTSLPEDVQLAMLRSLPGLENCEIMRTAYAIEYDCINPTQLRHTLEFKEIAGLFSAGQFNGSSGYEEAAAQGIVAGINAALKILGKEPMIIDRSEGYIGVLIDDLVTKGTKEPYRMMTSRAEYRLLLRQDNADLRLTEKGYHAGLISKERYEKLLEKKRLIEEEIKRMKETVVGVVPSVQAFLESYNSTPLRSGIPLSELIKRPELDYYKIKEIDPGRVELPEDVQEQVNIQLKYEGYIKRQMIQVEQFKKLENKLLSEDIDYHQIKGLRIEAAQKLQVIKPRSIGQASRISGVSPADISVLLVYLEQMNRSKNLNK